The Hymenobacter sp. DG01 sequence GGTGCAGACCATTGGCCTGGGCGAGTCGTTTCTGGCCCAGCAGATTGAAGCCTGGGAAGCCGCCCTACCCCCCAACGTCAAGCTAGCCTACCTACCCTACCTCGGTGGGGTGCGCCTGCGCCTGACCGGCCACGACGACGGCCAGCCAAACCTGCGCGCCCGCATGGAAGCCTTGCTGCCCAGCCTGCAAGAGCTGTTGGGTGAGCATATTTTTGCCGAAGGCGAAATAAAGCTGGAAGAAGCCGTGGGACAGCTGCTGTTGCAACGCGGCCTCACCGTAGGCACTGCCGAGAGCTGCACGGGCGGCCTGCTGGCCCACCGCCTTACCAGCGTGCCTGGCAGCTCGCGCTACTTCCAGGGCAGCGTCATTGCGTACTCTAACGATATAAAGGTGCGCGAGCTGGATGTGAAGCCTGAAACCCTGGCCACCCACGGCGCCGTAAGCGAAGCCACCGTGGCGGAAATGGCCGAGGGGCTGCGCCGCCGGCTGGGGGTAGATGTAGCCCTGGCTACCAGCGGCATTGCCGGTCCCGAGGGCGGTACCCCCGAAAAGCCCGTCGGTACCATCTGTTTCGCCTATGCCGATGCTCACCGGACCGTCACGCGGCAGATCAGCTTTGACCGCGGCCGCCAGCTGAATGTGGAGTACACTACCACCATGGCCCTGAACCTGCTACGCCAGGAAGTGGTGAAATAGTGGAAAGGCGAAAGGCAGAGTTTGCCGGTGCTTTGCCGCAGCGCCGGGCAGATAGGCCACCAACTCGCCATTTCACTACTTCACCTTTCGCAACTTCACTTACCTTTGAGGCTCCAAACCCACCCCACCCCTTTTTTCCTAACTACCCCAACCGCATGGCACGAGTGGAAATGACGATGCCCAAGATGGGCGAATCCATCATGGAAGGCACCGTCCTGAAATGGCTTAAACAAGTAGGCGACTCCATTGAACAGGATGAATCGGTGCTGGAAGTAGCCACCGATAAAGTGGACACCGAAGTTCCGGCCCTCCACGCCGGCGTTCTGCAGGAAATTCTGGTGCAGGAAGGCCAGGTAGTGGCGGTGGGGGCGCCCATTGCCATCATTGAAACCGACGCCAGCGCTGCTACTGCCGCTCCCGCCGCGGCCGCCGCTGACATGCCTGCGCCCTCCGCTAATGGCGCAGAAAAGGTAGCTGCTGAGGTTCCGTTTGTTCCGGCCGCCGCTCAAACTTCGGCCACCGAGGCTACAGCGGCCCAGCCCCAGCCGGGCCGCTTTTACTCGCCCCTCGTGCTGAGCATTGCCCGCGAAGAAGGCATTTCCATGGCCGACCTGGAACACCTGCCCGGTACTGGCAGCGAAGGCCGCGTCACGAAAAAAGATATTCTGGATTATGTAGCCGCGGGCAAGAAGCCCCTGGCGCAGCCAGCGGCGGCCCCCGCTGCCCAGCCCCAGGCCGCGCCGGCCGCGCCGGCCCCTACCCCGGCCCCGACGGCCCAAGCTCCTACGCCAGCCGCCGCACCGGCCCAGCAGGCTGCTTCCGCTCCGGCAACCAAAGCGGTGCCCTCCATCAGCGGCAACCAGGAGCTGCTGGAAATGGACCGCATGCGCAAGATGATTGCCCAGCGCATGGTGGACTCCAAGCGGATTTCGCCCCACGTTACCTCCTTCGTGGAAGCCGACGTGACCGACATTGTGAACTGGCGCAACAAGCACAAGGATGCATATAAGAAGCGCGAAGGCGAGAACCTGACCTTCACGCCCATCTTCATTCAGGCCATTGCCCGCGCCATTCAGGATTTCCCGAACATCAACGTATCGGTGGAGGGCGACTACATCATCAAGAAGCGCGACATCAACGTGGGCGTGGCCGTGGCTCTGCCCTCGGGCAACCTCATCGTGCCCGTAATTCACAACGCCGACCAGCTTAACCTCAATGGCCTGAGCAAGCGCGTGAACGACCTCGCCAACCGGGCCCGCGCCAACAAACTGAAGCCCGAAGATCTGGAAGGCGGCACGTACACGGTTTCCAACGTGGGTTCCTTTGGCAACGTGATGGGCACACCCATTATCATGCAACCTCAGGTAGCCATTATGGCCGTGGGCGCCATCAAGAAGAAGCCCGCCGTGATTGAAACGCCCCAGGGCGACTTGATTGGCGTGCGTCACTTCATGTTCCTCTCCCACTCCTACGACCACCGCGTGGTGGATGGGTCGCTGGGCGGAATGTTCGTGCGCCGCGTGGCCGACTACCTGGAGCAGTTCGACCCGAACACCACCATTTAGTGCTTGGCGCTCTATAGGAATAGAAAAGGCCCTGCCGTGGTTACGGCGGGGCCTTTTTGGTTGGGCCTGATGCCTTATTTTTGTGTACAGGCCGGGGCTCTTTCTCCCGGCTTGCGTTTTTGAATCTCCCGTCTCATGAATAAAGTCCTGCCCCTGGCAGCCCTGGTTATTGCCCTGGGCCTGATTATCTTCCTCTACCAGCGCCTGCGCACCACGGAAGCCGCGCTGGCAATGGCCCAGAAACGCTTCGATGACTGCGAGCAGGTGAACTTCCAGCTGCAGAACCAGCTGGTGCAGGCTACCCGGGGCCCCGTTCCCGACAGCCTGAAAATCGTGGACTAACCCGGAGAGGGTAACGCAACGAGCCGCTGCAAACGAAACCCGAGTGCCAATAAATGGCTCCTTGCGCTTCGTTTGCAGCGGCTCGTTGGGTTTACTAGTTATGATGGGGTAGGCCCCTACTTACGCTACGGGCCCCGCGTTGCGGCTGCGGGCGGCATCCAGGCTCCAGGGGCCGGGGCCGGCCGCCGACAGGTACAGATACACAAAGCAGTAGAGCACGGCCAGCTCGCCCTGGTTTATAATGGGAAGGGCATGCTGGGGCGCGTGGGCCATGAAGTAGGCCACGGCCATCAGGCCTGATAAAATGAAGGCCACCGGCCGGGTAAACAGCCCGATCAGCAAGAGCAGACCGCCGCCGAATTCCAGAATACCGGCCACCAGCATCAGGCCCGTGGCCCCACCGCCGTGGTCAGAAGGCGGCCAGTTAAAAAGCTTCTGGGAGCCATGAAACAACATGAGTAGTCCTGAAACGATGCGCAGGACGCTGAGCAGCCGGGCAGCCCAGGGTGAGAGGAAAAAAGCAGCCATACTATATAGGAAAAGGAGTGAGTACCACCCCGACAACGCAAAAGCGGCCCGCCGGGATACAGCGGACCGCTTCAGGGGCAAGCAAGGGGTAGGAACTAGCCCAGCACCCAGGTCACTTTTTCTTCCAGAGGCCGGCGCGTACTGCGGGCCTGGGCTCCGGCTTTGGGGTAGCCCAGGTAGAAGAAGCCCAGCAGCTGGTCGTCGGGGCCGAGGCCGAAGAAGGGCTTGGCCTCGGGGAGGTAGGTAACCCCGCCACTGCTCCAGAAGCCCGCCAACCCGTGCGCCACGGCCGAGAGGTGCAGGTTTTGTACGGCGCAGGCCACGGCCGCTACCTCCTCTACCTCGGGCACCTCGGGGTTGCGCTTCAGCCCAATGGCAATAACATGGGAGCTAAGCCGCGGATTGTTCATCATCTTCTCCAGCTTAGCTGGCTGAAACTTCTCGCCTGCGGTGGCCCGGTATAGCGCCGCCTGAAAATCGGCCAGCTTCTGGCGGCCAGCTCCCGCGAACACCACGAAGTGCCAGGGCTCGGTGCGCTTGTGGGTGGGCGCCCAGGTGGCATTTTCCAGCAGCTCGCGCACCAGCGCATCGGGCACCACGCGGCCTGGCTCAAACAGCACAGGCTGCATGCTGCGCCGCCCCCGAATCAGCTGGGTGACTTGGGCGGCATCGAGGGGGGTAGATATTTCGGCTTGATTGATCATGCTTGAGAAAGAGGTTTGAATGCCGAATGTTTTGATGCTCTATTCTGAGCTTCTACAAAGAAAAGCCCCCGACCGAATGGCCGGAGGCTCTTTTCCTGTTGCAGAACCGGTTAGGGCCGGCCGCCGCTGGGGCCCTGGGCCGGGGTAGCCCCGGCGCCGTTGCCGCCGTCGGAGCTGCCGCCGTCCTTCAGGTCGTCGTTGCTGATGGAGCGACGGCGCTTGGGCTGGGCCATGCTCATCTTGCCGATGCGGTAGCTGAAGTTCACGCGGAAGCCGGAGCGCCGCAGCACGTTTACGCTGTACTGATCCAGAGTAGGCGAGCTGATGGAGCTGCGGATTTTGTTGGTGGGCGTAAAGAAGTTATCGGCTCCGAAGCCAATGCTGCCTTTCTTCTCGGCAAAGTCCTTCTTCAGGCCCACACTGTACACCCCAAAGCCGCCCTGGTAGCCCTGCAGCTGCACCTGCCGGCCCCGGTAGAAGCTGAAGGCCTGAATGCCCCAGCCTTTCGTGAAATTGTAGCCCCCCATCAGGCGGCCGCTTACCACCCAGCCCTGGTTGCTGGCCGCGAACAGCACATCCGAGACGTTATTATCAAGGGCGGCGTAGTACACATCGGCCCCGCCGCCCAGCGTGAGCTTGTTCTGGATGTTGACGTTGGCATTTACGCTGCCGCCGTAGGCGTTTTCAGTACCGATGTTAGCGTACGATGTGCGAATACGGGCTCCGTCCTGGGTACGTACCGGCTGAATGGAGCCGTCGGTATTGCGGGCGAATACACTGAAGCTCAGTGAGGTTTGTTTGATGAAGGTATTGTAGCCCAGCTCGAAGTTGTTGGTTTTTTCGGGCTCCAACTCGGGGTTACCTACCGTGTACAGCAGCGGGTTACCCGACTGCTCGTTGGGGTTCAGGAACTGCAGGGAAGGGCGCTGAATCCGGCGGTTGTAAGCCGCTTTGAGCACGTTGCCGTTAGCCAGCTTCCGCGAAACATTCACGCTGGGCACCAGCACCCCATACGACGGAATGGAAGGTGCATTTTCCGTCCGGAAGTCGGCGTTAATGGTGGTATACTCGTAGCGGGCCCCGGCCTTCAGGGTGTAGCTTTTCAAGAAACCCAGGGTATAGGAAGCGTAAGCCGCCGCTACGTTCTGGTTGTAATCGAAGACGTTGGAGAGCGTGGTGCCAGTTTGGCGCTGGCCGTTCAGGAAGGTGGTGTAGTCGCTATTTACGCGCCGCATGATGTCCTTGGCCCCAAACTCCACGAGCTGCGTTTTGCTCAGGGGCGTCTGGTAGTCAAGCTGCAGGGTTACCTCCTCGTTATAGCTGTCGTTGAGGTTGCGGCGGTAGTCGCCGGCGCCCTGGCCTTCCTGGGTGGTGTTGGTGAAGTTGTTGGTGCGGGTGTTGCGGCTGTACTGGGCCAGCAGGCTCAGCTCGCGCTGGGGCGTCTCGAAGGTGCGGGTGTAGTTGAGGGTAGCATCCAGCGTATTGGAGTTGTCGAGCACCTTCACGTCGCTGATGCGGTTGGTCAGCGAGTCGCCTAGCACGGGCCGGAAAAAGGTGGTTCTGGAGGCCAGGTCATCCTGGTAGCTGGTGCCGTTGCGCAGCCCTAGCTGCACCGAGGCCGAGAGGAAGTTGTACTTATTAATGTCGTAGTCCCAGCCCAGGGAGTAGCGCCCGAACACGTTCTGCTGGCGCGTGTCGGCCGCCTGCACGGTGCGGCTCAGCAGCTGGCGGCCGGCAATGTCGTTGCCCTGAATCCCGTACGTCGTCTGCTCGTTGCGGAAAGAGCCGGGCACGTTGTACTGGCCCCGGCCCCCGCCGCTCAGCGAAAAGCCCATCTTCCCTACCCGGTACGAGGCGTTCAACCCCAGATCGGAGCCGCGCAAACCGGCACTGCTGCGCAAATCCAGGGTAAAGCCCTGCAGGTTATTCTGCTTGGTGACGATGTTGATGATACCGCCCGAGCCTTCGGCGTCGTACTTGGCCGAGGGCGAGGTAATTACCTCCACGGTCTTGATCTGGTCGGCCGGAATCTGCTTGAGGGCGTCGGCAATGCTGTTGGCCGAGATGGTGCTGGGCCGGTTGTTGATAAGCACCCGAATGTTCTGGCTGCCGCGCAAACTCACGTTGCCATCGAGGTCCACCGAGAGGTTGGGCACGCGCTTGAGCACATCGGTAGCGTCGCCGCCGCGGGTGGTTTCGTCCTTCTCGGCGTTGTACACCGTGCGGTCCACCTTTTCCTCGACCAGGCTGCGCTGGCCTTCCACCCGCACCTCGCCCAGGGCCTGCGCCGACGACTCCAGGGCCACGCTGCCCAGGGCCACGGTGTTGCCGGCCGCGGTAATGACTACCCCGGTTTTCTCCACCAGCTTATAGCCGATAAAGCTGATTTGCACGGTATAGGTGCCGGCGGCAATGCGCGGAATCGTGAATTTGCCGTTGTCGTCGGCGGCAGTGCCATCCACCGGTTTACCGGTGGCCGGGTTTACCAGGGCCACGGTAGCGTAGGGCACCGGCTGCTTGGTAGCAGCGTCGGTAACCGTGCCCGTAATGCGGCCACTCCCCGGCTGGGGCTGGGCCGCCGCGCCGGCGGGCCGACCCGCGCCGGCGGGCCGCTCGCCACCACCGGGCATCTGGGCCAGCACCGTGTGGCCGCTGCCGGTTATCAAAATAAGAAAGAAGAGCTTTTTCATATGCGTGAGGGGAAATAGCGACGCCCGGCAAGCAGTATTCATCATGCTACCTACATTGCTAGCGCAAACCTATCCGGCTGGCCAGCGCTACAGAAATGAACCCGACCAAGCGGTTTATTTCTGCCCCGAAAGCCGAAGAAAGTCCGCGCGAATGCCAAGCAACCGCAGCCACAGACGCAACTTTGGCTGAAGGGTCGCACGCAGGCCCGGATATTTAGGGAAATACTGCCCAGACGAAACAGAAAAGCCGCTCCATTCCTGAAGCGGCTTTTTCATTTGGCCTGGGCTTGCGAAGGACCTCATTCCGTTGACACGAGTCGTGACACGTCTTGTTCATGAGTGATAAGGTCCTTCGCAAGCTCAGGATGACGGCTGTAGCAGCAGCTACGCCTTCACGCCCAGTAGCATGAGCATGAAGGCAAACTGCCGGGCCGTATCGTGAATGGATTTGAAGCGGCCGGAGGCGCCGCCGTGGCCAGCCGCCATGTCGGTGTGCAGCAGCAGCAGGTTTTGGTCGGTTTTCACGGTGCGCAGCTTGGCTACCCACTTGGCCGGCTCAAAGTACTGCACCTGCGAGTCGTGCAGGCCGGTGGTAACCAGCATATTGGGGTAGGCCTGGGCTTTCACCTGGTCGTAGGGCGAGTAGCTGAGCATGTACTCGTAGAACTCCTTTTTATTGGGGTTGCCCCACTCGTCGTACTCGCCGGTAGTCAAGGGAATGCTTTCATCAAGCATGGTCGTTACCACATCTACGAAGGGTACGGCCGCCACTACCCCCTTGTAGTACTCAGGGTGCAGGTTCACCACGGCGCCCATGAGCAGGCCGCCTGCCGAGCCACCCATGGCGAACAGCTTCTGGGCGGAGGTATACTTCTGGTCAATCAGGAACTTAGAGCAGTCGGTGAAGTCAGTGAAGGTATTTTTCTTCTTGAGCTTCTTGCCATCCTCGTACCACTGCCGGCCCATTTCCTGTCCGCCCCGGATGTGGCAGATGACGTAGGCAAAGCCCCGATCCAGCAAGCTCAGTCGCGCTGCGCTAAACGTGGGGTTGGTAGAGTAGCCATAAGAGCCGTAAGCGTATTGCAGTACCGGCGCGGAGCCGTCCTTTTTAAAGCCTTTTTTGTAAACAATGGACATCGGAATCTTCGTGCCGTCAGTAGCCGTGGCGTACTGGCGCTCGGTCACGTAGTCTTCCTTATTGAAGCCACCCAGCACGGCCTGCTCCTTGAGCAGCTTTTTGGTGCGGGCGTTCATATCATAGTCGAACGTTGAGCCGGGCGTCGTCAGCGAGGAGTAGCTGTAGCGCAGTACGGGCGTATCAAACTCGGGGTTGATGCTGATGGCGGCGGTATAGGCCGGCTCCCCGAAGTTGAGGTAGTGCTCCTGCTTGTCCTTCCACCGAATCACGCGCAGTTGCAGCAGTCCTTCCTTTCGCTCGCCCAGCACGAGGTAGTCCTTGAACAGCTCCATGTTCTCCAGGAACACATCCTTGCGGTGCGGAATAACCTCTTGCCAGGCTGTTTTGGCGGTATTCGTGACGGGCGTTTTCAGCAGACGGAAGTTGGGGGCGCCAGCGTTGGAGCGCACGTAAAACTCGTTACCGAAGTGCTCCACGTCGTAGAGGTGGTCGGCCTCGCGGGGCAGAAACACCTTCAGCGCCGCCGTGGGGGTACCCGCGTCCAGGAACCGGGTTTCCGACGACATGGTGCTGCCGGCCTCCAGGAAGATATACTTACGCGACTTCGAGCGGCCGACGTGGATGCGGTAGGTGTTATCCTTTTCCTCGTACACCAGCTGGTCCTTGCTGGGGTCGGTGCCCAGGGTGTGGCGGTAAAGCTGGTAATCGAGCAGGGTGCCAGGGTCCTTGCGGGTGTAGAACACCGTTTTGTTGTCGGCAGCCCACACGGCGTTGCCGCTGGTGTTCGTGATTTGCTCGGGGTAGAGCTGGCCGGTTTTCAGGTTACGAAAACGCAGGGTGTACAAGCGGCGGCTAACTACGTCCTCGGAGTAGGCCAGCACCTGGTTGTCGTCACTGACTTCGAAGCCGCCAATCTGGTAGTAGGATTTGCCCTTGCCCAGTTCGTTGGCGTTGAGCAGCACTTCCTCGGGGGCGGTCAGGCTACCCTTCTTGCGGCAGTAAATCGGGTACTCGGCTCCGGCCTCGAAACGGGTGTAATAGTAGTACCCATTGTCGCGGTAGGGCACCGACTCGTCCTGCTCCTTGATGCGCCCCTTGATTTCCTGAAACAACTTGTCTTCCAGCCCTTTCACGGGGGCCATTTGCTGTTCGAAGTAGGCGTTTTCGGCGTTGAGGTAGCTGATTACCTCCGGGCTTTCGCGCTGATTCAGCCAGTAGTAGTTATCCGTACGGGTACCAAACGGCGACTTCAGCTCTTTGGGCTTGATGGCCGCTACGGGAGGTTTGTTCATGGCGGAGGGGGTAGCCGACTGAGCCACGGCCGCACCGCTCAGCAGCACGCCCAGGCCCGTCAGCAGGGTATATAGAGGTTTCATAGCGCAGAAGATGAAGTGAACTACTGCACTAAAGGAAAGAGAAATTTAGATACGAGGGTGCGTCCTATCTCACTTGCCTGTCATCCTGAGCAGAGCGAAGGGCCTCTACTGGTATTAATTACTACCCCCAACGAAGCGGTAGAGGTCCTTCGCTGCGCTCAGGATGACAGGCGGATTTTCTAACAGCAACCAGCAAACAAAAAGGCCGCCACGTTACCGCGGCGGCCTTTTTGGCAGGTTCTCAGCTTATGCTACAATGCCGCAAGGCTTTGTTCCAACGCCGTAATCTTGGCTTCGGCGTCGGCCAGCTTCTGCCGCTCACGCTCTACCAGGTCGGCTTTGGCATTGGCCACGAACTTCTCGTTGGCCAGCTTTTTCAGCACTGAGTCGCGGAAGCCCTGGGCGTATTCCAACTCCTTGGTCAGGCGCTCCTTCTCGGCCCCGAGGTCAATCTGCCCTTCCAGGGGCACGAAGAACTCCGCCCCGCCCGACACGAAGCCGACCGCAGCAGCCGGAGCAGCATCTACTACACCGATTTCAGTAAGCGAAGCCAGCTTGCGGATAATGCCGTCGTAATCCTGCAGCAGTTGAGCGTCATCAGTTTTGGCCGCCAGGGTCAACGGCTTGTTGGGGCCCAGGCCCTTCTGGTTCCGGATGTTGCGCACGCCGGCCACGACGTCGAGGGCGCGGTCCATGCGGGCCAGCAACTCGGGGCTGCCGGCTACCGGCTGGGCTTTAGGCCAGGCCGCCACGCACACGTAGTCCTTGGGGCCCCGCTCGGCCAGTTCGTGCCAGATTTCCTCCGTGATGAAGGGCATGAACGGGTGCAGCAGCTTCAGCAGCGTTTCAAGGTAGCCGGTCGTGAGGCGCAGGGTTTCGGGGTCGATGGGGGCTTGGTAGGCGGGCTTGATCATCTCCAGGTACACGGAGCAGAAATCGTCCCACACCAGCTTATAAATGGTCATCAGCGCATCCGACATCCGGAACTTGTCGAAGTGTTCGTCCAGCTCCTGCAGGGTCGTTTGTAACTTGGCGCCAAACCACTCTACCGCCTTTTCATTGGCAAACGGTAGGGTGGCATCTACCTCCCAGCCTTTGATAAGGCGGAAGGCGTTCCAGAGCTTATTGGTGAAGTTGCGGCCCTGCTCTACCAGCTTGATGTCAAAGAGTAAGTCGTTGCCGGCCGGTGAGGAGAACAGCATGCCGGTGCGTACGCCATCGGCGCCGTAGTCGGCAATGAGGTCCAGCGGGTCGGGCGAGTTGCCGAGGCTCTTGCTCATCTTGCGGCCCTGGGCGTCGCGCACGATACCCGTGAGGTACACGTTGCGGAAGGGCACTTCCTTGCGGTACTCCAGCCCGGCCATAATCATGCGGGCCACCCAGAAAAACAGGATTTCCGGAGCCGTTACGAGGTCATCGGTGGGGTAGAAATAGTTAACGTCGGCGTTGTCGGGGTCCTTGAACCCATCGAACACCGAAATCGGCCACAGCCACGAGGAGAACCAGGTATCCAGCACATCCTCATCCTGACGTAGATCTGAGAGCTGAAGGTCGTCGTTGCTGCTTTGCTCGCGCGCTTGCTTCAGG is a genomic window containing:
- a CDS encoding competence/damage-inducible protein A, with amino-acid sequence MPSLPDVEIMTIGDELLYGQVIDTNSAFMGQELAKLGLRVRQITSVSDRADEIVAALDLARQRAQVVLMTGGLGPTKDDLTKHVLARYFGAELVLHQATLEHVEGIFRRFNRPMLDVNRQQALVPANCQVLFNAVGTAPGMWFESQQTVFVSMPGVPHEMKYLMTHEVLPRLQQHFRTPPIEHVVVQTIGLGESFLAQQIEAWEAALPPNVKLAYLPYLGGVRLRLTGHDDGQPNLRARMEALLPSLQELLGEHIFAEGEIKLEEAVGQLLLQRGLTVGTAESCTGGLLAHRLTSVPGSSRYFQGSVIAYSNDIKVRELDVKPETLATHGAVSEATVAEMAEGLRRRLGVDVALATSGIAGPEGGTPEKPVGTICFAYADAHRTVTRQISFDRGRQLNVEYTTTMALNLLRQEVVK
- a CDS encoding dihydrolipoamide acetyltransferase family protein; protein product: MARVEMTMPKMGESIMEGTVLKWLKQVGDSIEQDESVLEVATDKVDTEVPALHAGVLQEILVQEGQVVAVGAPIAIIETDASAATAAPAAAAADMPAPSANGAEKVAAEVPFVPAAAQTSATEATAAQPQPGRFYSPLVLSIAREEGISMADLEHLPGTGSEGRVTKKDILDYVAAGKKPLAQPAAAPAAQPQAAPAAPAPTPAPTAQAPTPAAAPAQQAASAPATKAVPSISGNQELLEMDRMRKMIAQRMVDSKRISPHVTSFVEADVTDIVNWRNKHKDAYKKREGENLTFTPIFIQAIARAIQDFPNINVSVEGDYIIKKRDINVGVAVALPSGNLIVPVIHNADQLNLNGLSKRVNDLANRARANKLKPEDLEGGTYTVSNVGSFGNVMGTPIIMQPQVAIMAVGAIKKKPAVIETPQGDLIGVRHFMFLSHSYDHRVVDGSLGGMFVRRVADYLEQFDPNTTI
- a CDS encoding DoxX family protein, with protein sequence MAAFFLSPWAARLLSVLRIVSGLLMLFHGSQKLFNWPPSDHGGGATGLMLVAGILEFGGGLLLLIGLFTRPVAFILSGLMAVAYFMAHAPQHALPIINQGELAVLYCFVYLYLSAAGPGPWSLDAARSRNAGPVA
- a CDS encoding nitroreductase; its protein translation is MINQAEISTPLDAAQVTQLIRGRRSMQPVLFEPGRVVPDALVRELLENATWAPTHKRTEPWHFVVFAGAGRQKLADFQAALYRATAGEKFQPAKLEKMMNNPRLSSHVIAIGLKRNPEVPEVEEVAAVACAVQNLHLSAVAHGLAGFWSSGGVTYLPEAKPFFGLGPDDQLLGFFYLGYPKAGAQARSTRRPLEEKVTWVLG
- a CDS encoding TonB-dependent receptor domain-containing protein; the protein is MKKLFFLILITGSGHTVLAQMPGGGERPAGAGRPAGAAAQPQPGSGRITGTVTDAATKQPVPYATVALVNPATGKPVDGTAADDNGKFTIPRIAAGTYTVQISFIGYKLVEKTGVVITAAGNTVALGSVALESSAQALGEVRVEGQRSLVEEKVDRTVYNAEKDETTRGGDATDVLKRVPNLSVDLDGNVSLRGSQNIRVLINNRPSTISANSIADALKQIPADQIKTVEVITSPSAKYDAEGSGGIINIVTKQNNLQGFTLDLRSSAGLRGSDLGLNASYRVGKMGFSLSGGGRGQYNVPGSFRNEQTTYGIQGNDIAGRQLLSRTVQAADTRQQNVFGRYSLGWDYDINKYNFLSASVQLGLRNGTSYQDDLASRTTFFRPVLGDSLTNRISDVKVLDNSNTLDATLNYTRTFETPQRELSLLAQYSRNTRTNNFTNTTQEGQGAGDYRRNLNDSYNEEVTLQLDYQTPLSKTQLVEFGAKDIMRRVNSDYTTFLNGQRQTGTTLSNVFDYNQNVAAAYASYTLGFLKSYTLKAGARYEYTTINADFRTENAPSIPSYGVLVPSVNVSRKLANGNVLKAAYNRRIQRPSLQFLNPNEQSGNPLLYTVGNPELEPEKTNNFELGYNTFIKQTSLSFSVFARNTDGSIQPVRTQDGARIRTSYANIGTENAYGGSVNANVNIQNKLTLGGGADVYYAALDNNVSDVLFAASNQGWVVSGRLMGGYNFTKGWGIQAFSFYRGRQVQLQGYQGGFGVYSVGLKKDFAEKKGSIGFGADNFFTPTNKIRSSISSPTLDQYSVNVLRRSGFRVNFSYRIGKMSMAQPKRRRSISNDDLKDGGSSDGGNGAGATPAQGPSGGRP
- a CDS encoding S9 family peptidase produces the protein MKPLYTLLTGLGVLLSGAAVAQSATPSAMNKPPVAAIKPKELKSPFGTRTDNYYWLNQRESPEVISYLNAENAYFEQQMAPVKGLEDKLFQEIKGRIKEQDESVPYRDNGYYYYTRFEAGAEYPIYCRKKGSLTAPEEVLLNANELGKGKSYYQIGGFEVSDDNQVLAYSEDVVSRRLYTLRFRNLKTGQLYPEQITNTSGNAVWAADNKTVFYTRKDPGTLLDYQLYRHTLGTDPSKDQLVYEEKDNTYRIHVGRSKSRKYIFLEAGSTMSSETRFLDAGTPTAALKVFLPREADHLYDVEHFGNEFYVRSNAGAPNFRLLKTPVTNTAKTAWQEVIPHRKDVFLENMELFKDYLVLGERKEGLLQLRVIRWKDKQEHYLNFGEPAYTAAISINPEFDTPVLRYSYSSLTTPGSTFDYDMNARTKKLLKEQAVLGGFNKEDYVTERQYATATDGTKIPMSIVYKKGFKKDGSAPVLQYAYGSYGYSTNPTFSAARLSLLDRGFAYVICHIRGGQEMGRQWYEDGKKLKKKNTFTDFTDCSKFLIDQKYTSAQKLFAMGGSAGGLLMGAVVNLHPEYYKGVVAAVPFVDVVTTMLDESIPLTTGEYDEWGNPNKKEFYEYMLSYSPYDQVKAQAYPNMLVTTGLHDSQVQYFEPAKWVAKLRTVKTDQNLLLLHTDMAAGHGGASGRFKSIHDTARQFAFMLMLLGVKA
- a CDS encoding valine--tRNA ligase encodes the protein MSIAKTYTPADVEAKWYQRWQEQGFFKAKANPRKQPYSVVIPPPNVTGVLHMGHMLNNTIQDVLVRRARMQGKEACWVPGTDHASIATEAKVVALLKEKGIEKKDLTREQFLEHAWEWKEKYGGIILEQLKKLGASCDWDRTRFTMEPELTEAVLRVFVDLYQKGLIYRGIRMVNWDPKGGTALSDEEVIPKDTMAKMYHLTYEVVGQEGQFLTVATSRPETIMADVAVAVNPNDERYAHLHGAKVRIPLLGREIPVILDEYVSIDFGTGALKVTPAHDLNDYELGLKHNLPVIDILNNDGTLNEKAQLYVGQDRFAARRNIVKDLEDAGHLVKVEEYASVLQTSERTGAVIEPRLSLQWFLKMEHLAKPALEVVESDEIKLHPPKFKNMYRVWMENVRDWCISRQLWWGQRIPAYYLPDGTFMVALSAEEALKQAREQSSNDDLQLSDLRQDEDVLDTWFSSWLWPISVFDGFKDPDNADVNYFYPTDDLVTAPEILFFWVARMIMAGLEYRKEVPFRNVYLTGIVRDAQGRKMSKSLGNSPDPLDLIADYGADGVRTGMLFSSPAGNDLLFDIKLVEQGRNFTNKLWNAFRLIKGWEVDATLPFANEKAVEWFGAKLQTTLQELDEHFDKFRMSDALMTIYKLVWDDFCSVYLEMIKPAYQAPIDPETLRLTTGYLETLLKLLHPFMPFITEEIWHELAERGPKDYVCVAAWPKAQPVAGSPELLARMDRALDVVAGVRNIRNQKGLGPNKPLTLAAKTDDAQLLQDYDGIIRKLASLTEIGVVDAAPAAAVGFVSGGAEFFVPLEGQIDLGAEKERLTKELEYAQGFRDSVLKKLANEKFVANAKADLVERERQKLADAEAKITALEQSLAAL